One Numenius arquata chromosome 9, bNumArq3.hap1.1, whole genome shotgun sequence DNA window includes the following coding sequences:
- the PCCB gene encoding propionyl-CoA carboxylase beta chain, mitochondrial isoform X1 yields MAALRVLRRAAGAPLCRAGAGDRRAASGGCPAASVPQRIEEKRRAALLGGGQARIDAQHKRGKLTARERILLLLDPDSFDEYDMFVEHRCSDFGMDSDKNKYPGDSVVTGRGRINGRLAYVFSQDFTVFGGSLSGAHAQKICKVMDQAALVGAPVIGLNDSGGARIQEGVESLAGYADIFLRNVLCSGVVPQISLIMGPCAGGAVYSPALTDFTFMVKDTSYLFITGPDVVKSVTNEDVTQEQLGGAKTHTAVSGVAHRAFENDIDALLNLREFFNYLPLSNRDPAPVRECHDPSDRLVPELDTVVPIESTKAYDMLDIIHSIADEREFFEIMPAYARNIVVGFARMNGRTVGIVGNQPKVASGCLDINSSVKGARFVRFCDAFNIPLITFVDVPGFLPGTAQEYGGIIRHGAKLLFAFAEATVPKITIITRKAYGGAYDVMSSKHLRGDANYAWPTAEVAVMGAKGAVQIIFRGKEADAEAEYVEKFANPFPAATRGFVDDIIQPSTTRLRICHDLEVLASKTQSSPWKKHANIPLLSPAATSMRWLQRHRVSDLPGTTAADVTADQPWAMCSLCSLEAAF; encoded by the exons ATGGCGGCGCTGCGCGTgctgcggcgggcggcgggggcgccgCTGTGCCGGGCCGGTGCCGGGGACCGTCGGGCCGCTTCGGGGGGCTGCCCGGCGGCCTCCGTGCCCCAGCGCATCGAGGAGAAACGCCGCGCCGCCCTCCTCGGCGGCGGGCAGGCCCGCATCGACGCGCAGCACAAGCGG GGAAAGCTGACTGCAAGAGAACGAATTCTTCTGCTGTTGGACCCCGACAGTTTTGATGAATATGACATGTTTGTGGAACATAGATGTTCTGACTTTGGGATGGACTCTGATAAGAAtaag tatCCTGGAGACAGTGTGGTGACTGGCCGTGGACGGATTAATGGGAGACTGGCTTATGTTTTCAGTCAG GATTTCACTGTATTTGGAGGTAGTTTATCTGGAGCTCATGCCCAGAAGATCTGCAAG GTCATGGATCAAGCTGCCCTGGTTGGAGCCCCCGTGATTGGGCTGAATGACTCTGGAGGAGCCCGTATCCAGGAGGGAGTGGAGTCCTTGGCAGGCTACGCAGATATATTTTTG agaAATGTTCTGTGTTCTGGGGTAGTTCCGCAGATTTCCCTCATTATGGGTCCTTGTGCTGGTGGAGCTGTGTATTCGCCTGCTTTAACTGATTTCACATTCATGGTAAAG GATACATCCTATCTATTCATCACTGGCCCGGATGTAGTTAAGTCTGTTACCAATGAAGATGTCACCCAAGAGCAGCTCGGGGGCGCGAAGACACACACTGCTGTATCTG GAGTCGCGCACAGAGCCTTCGAGAATGATATAGATGCTTTACTTAATCTCCGCGAGTTCTTTAATTATTTACCTCTTAGCAACCGTGATCCAGCTCCAGTGCGTGAATGCCATGATCCCAG TGACCGTTTGGTTCCTGAGCTGGACACAGTTGTCCCCATTGAATCTACTAAAGCCTACGATATGCTGGATATCATACACTCC ATTGCCGACGAAAGGGAATTCTTCGAGATCATGCCTGCCTACGCCAGAAACATTGTTGTTGGATTTGCCAGGATGAACGGACGAACCGTTGGGATAGTGGGCAACCAACCCAAAGTAGCATCAG GGTGCTTAGACATAAATTCTTCTGTGAAAGGAGCCCGCTTTGTTCGTTTCTGTGACGCTTTCAACATACCACTGATTACTTTTGTGGACGTTCCTGGATTTTTGCCAG GTACAGCTCAGGAGTATGGTGGGATCATACGTCATGGTGCAAAACTACTGTTTGCCTTTGCAGAAGCAACTGTGCCTAAAATTACTATCATCACCAGAAAG GCCTATGGGGGTGCCTACGATGTGATGAGTTCAAAGCACTTAAGAGGAGATGCAAATTACGCCTGGCCTACTGCGGAGGTGGCCGTGATGGGCGCAAAG GGTGCTGTCCAGATCATCTTCAGAGGAAAAGAGGCAGACGCAGAGGCTGAATACGTGGAGAAGTTTGCAAACCCCTTTCCTGCCGCCACGAGAG ggtttGTTGATGATATCATCCAACCTTCAACCACCCGCCTGCGCATCTGCCATGACCTGGAGGTGCTGGCTAGTAAAACCCAGTCCAGTCCCTGGAAGAAACACGCCAATATCCCGCT ACTGTCCCCAGCTGCCACTTCTATGCGCTGGCTGCAGCGACACCGGGTCTCAG ACTTGCCAGGAACCACTGCAGCAGATGTTACTGCTGATCAGCCTTGGGCCATGTGCTCACTCTGCTCGTTAGAAGCTGCATTTTAA
- the PCCB gene encoding propionyl-CoA carboxylase beta chain, mitochondrial isoform X2 yields MAALRVLRRAAGAPLCRAGAGDRRAASGGCPAASVPQRIEEKRRAALLGGGQARIDAQHKRGKLTARERILLLLDPDSFDEYDMFVEHRCSDFGMDSDKNKYPGDSVVTGRGRINGRLAYVFSQDFTVFGGSLSGAHAQKICKVMDQAALVGAPVIGLNDSGGARIQEGVESLAGYADIFLRNVLCSGVVPQISLIMGPCAGGAVYSPALTDFTFMVKDTSYLFITGPDVVKSVTNEDVTQEQLGGAKTHTAVSGVAHRAFENDIDALLNLREFFNYLPLSNRDPAPVRECHDPSDRLVPELDTVVPIESTKAYDMLDIIHSIADEREFFEIMPAYARNIVVGFARMNGRTVGIVGNQPKVASGCLDINSSVKGARFVRFCDAFNIPLITFVDVPGFLPGTAQEYGGIIRHGAKLLFAFAEATVPKITIITRKAYGGAYDVMSSKHLRGDANYAWPTAEVAVMGAKGAVQIIFRGKEADAEAEYVEKFANPFPAATRGFVDDIIQPSTTRLRICHDLEVLASKTQSSPWKKHANIPL; encoded by the exons ATGGCGGCGCTGCGCGTgctgcggcgggcggcgggggcgccgCTGTGCCGGGCCGGTGCCGGGGACCGTCGGGCCGCTTCGGGGGGCTGCCCGGCGGCCTCCGTGCCCCAGCGCATCGAGGAGAAACGCCGCGCCGCCCTCCTCGGCGGCGGGCAGGCCCGCATCGACGCGCAGCACAAGCGG GGAAAGCTGACTGCAAGAGAACGAATTCTTCTGCTGTTGGACCCCGACAGTTTTGATGAATATGACATGTTTGTGGAACATAGATGTTCTGACTTTGGGATGGACTCTGATAAGAAtaag tatCCTGGAGACAGTGTGGTGACTGGCCGTGGACGGATTAATGGGAGACTGGCTTATGTTTTCAGTCAG GATTTCACTGTATTTGGAGGTAGTTTATCTGGAGCTCATGCCCAGAAGATCTGCAAG GTCATGGATCAAGCTGCCCTGGTTGGAGCCCCCGTGATTGGGCTGAATGACTCTGGAGGAGCCCGTATCCAGGAGGGAGTGGAGTCCTTGGCAGGCTACGCAGATATATTTTTG agaAATGTTCTGTGTTCTGGGGTAGTTCCGCAGATTTCCCTCATTATGGGTCCTTGTGCTGGTGGAGCTGTGTATTCGCCTGCTTTAACTGATTTCACATTCATGGTAAAG GATACATCCTATCTATTCATCACTGGCCCGGATGTAGTTAAGTCTGTTACCAATGAAGATGTCACCCAAGAGCAGCTCGGGGGCGCGAAGACACACACTGCTGTATCTG GAGTCGCGCACAGAGCCTTCGAGAATGATATAGATGCTTTACTTAATCTCCGCGAGTTCTTTAATTATTTACCTCTTAGCAACCGTGATCCAGCTCCAGTGCGTGAATGCCATGATCCCAG TGACCGTTTGGTTCCTGAGCTGGACACAGTTGTCCCCATTGAATCTACTAAAGCCTACGATATGCTGGATATCATACACTCC ATTGCCGACGAAAGGGAATTCTTCGAGATCATGCCTGCCTACGCCAGAAACATTGTTGTTGGATTTGCCAGGATGAACGGACGAACCGTTGGGATAGTGGGCAACCAACCCAAAGTAGCATCAG GGTGCTTAGACATAAATTCTTCTGTGAAAGGAGCCCGCTTTGTTCGTTTCTGTGACGCTTTCAACATACCACTGATTACTTTTGTGGACGTTCCTGGATTTTTGCCAG GTACAGCTCAGGAGTATGGTGGGATCATACGTCATGGTGCAAAACTACTGTTTGCCTTTGCAGAAGCAACTGTGCCTAAAATTACTATCATCACCAGAAAG GCCTATGGGGGTGCCTACGATGTGATGAGTTCAAAGCACTTAAGAGGAGATGCAAATTACGCCTGGCCTACTGCGGAGGTGGCCGTGATGGGCGCAAAG GGTGCTGTCCAGATCATCTTCAGAGGAAAAGAGGCAGACGCAGAGGCTGAATACGTGGAGAAGTTTGCAAACCCCTTTCCTGCCGCCACGAGAG ggtttGTTGATGATATCATCCAACCTTCAACCACCCGCCTGCGCATCTGCCATGACCTGGAGGTGCTGGCTAGTAAAACCCAGTCCAGTCCCTGGAAGAAACACGCCAATATCCCGCTGTGA